One region of Mus musculus strain C57BL/6J chromosome 15, GRCm38.p6 C57BL/6J genomic DNA includes:
- the Sub1 gene encoding activated RNA polymerase II transcriptional coactivator p15 isoform X1, translating to MPKSKELVSSSSSGSDSDSEVEKKLKRKKQAVPEKPVKKQKPGETSRALASSKQSSSSRDDNMFQIGKMRYVSVRDFKGKILIDIREYWMDSEGEMKPGRKGISLNMEQWSQLKEQISDIDDAVRKL from the exons ATGCCTAAATCAAAGGAACTTGTTTCTTCAAGCTCTTCAGGCAGTGATTCGGACAGCGAAGTTGAAAAAAAG TTAAAGAGGAAAAAGCAAGCGGTTCCAGAGAAGCCCGTGAAGAAGCAGAAGCCTGGTGAGACTTCTAGAGCACTGGCATCCTCCaagcagagcagcagcagcagagatgaCAACATGTTCCAG ATTGGAAAGATGAGATATGTCAGTGTTCGGGACTTCAAAGGAAAAATTCTAATTGATATTAGAGAATATTGGATGGATTCAGAAGGTGAAATGAAACCAGGAAGAAAAG GTATTTCTTTAAACATGGAACAATGGAGCCAGCTGAAGGAACAGATCTCTGATATAGATGACGCAGTAAGAAAGCTGTAA